CCAGAACGAAAACCTGATCGCCTGGCGCGACGGCGAGATCGCGGCCACGGCGCCGGACCTGATCTGCCTGGTGGACGAGCTGACGGCCGAGCCGGTGACGACCGAGATCGTGCGCTACGGCCTGCGCGTCGCCGTGCTCGGCATTCCCGCGCCGCCGCTGTTGCGCACCGAGCGGGCGCTGGCGGTGGTCGGTCCGCGAGGCTTCGGTTATGACGTCGCCTACCGGCCGCTTGCGGGCGTATACGGCGGGGCCGGCGAGCCGACGGCCGGTCGTAGCATGGCGCCGCCCGGTTGAGTCCGGAGCGAGCGGTGGCTATTGTCGAGCAGGACGCAGCGGGAACACCCGCGCCGCCGGAGAAACCACGCCATGGGCGAGATCATTCCCTTCGCGGGCAACCCGCTGGACCGCGCCGCCAACCAGCGCCGCGACGAGGCCTGGCTCGCCGCGCAGTTCGGCGCCGCCGGGGGCCGCTATCTGCCGTTCTGGCGACTGAACGTGCTCACCAGCACCGCCGGGATCGATGCACAGGCGGCGTTGCACTGGCTCGACAGCGGCGTCTGCGGCCGGCTCGGGGACGGCACGGTCCCGCTGCTGCTGGGGCTGCGCGACGGCGTGGCGCACTTCGCCGTCGATCTCTCCGCGCTGGCCGATCCGATCGCGGAGCTGTGCATCGAGGGCGCGGCCTTCACCGACGCCCGCCAGGCCGGGGGCACGCTGCCGGCGGAGGAGGCGGGCATTTTGGCGCAGGCCCGCTCGTTGCTGGAGTGGCACACGCGCAACCGCTTCTGCGGCAGTTGCGGCTCGCCCACGGCCGTGGCCGCCGGCGGCGCCATGCGCAGGTGCACAGCCTGCGGCGCCGAGCATTTTCCCGGCCCGCACGCCGTCGTGATCATGGTGGTCTGGCGCGGCGACCGTTGCCTGCTGGGCAGCGGCCGCGGCTGGGGCGGGAAGCGGTACTCGGCGCTGGCCGGCTTCATGGACCACGGCGAGACGATTGAAGAGGCGGTGGCACGCGAGGTCTACGAGGAGGTCGGTCTCCATGTCGACCAGGTGGAGTACCACGCCTCGCAGCCGTGGCCGTTCCCCATGTCGCTGATGATCGGCTGCTTCGCCCACGTGAGTGACGAAGCCGTGACCGTGGACGAGGAAGAGCTGGCCGGCGTCCGCTGGTTCTCCCGCGAGGAGATCCGCCAGGCGTTGGCGGCGCCGGAGAGCGTCGATTTCGGCGTGCCCGGCCGCATCGCCATCGCTCACCACCTGATCAAGGCGTGGGCCGAGCAATTCCCGAGCGCCGGCCGCACGGCGCACCCGTACCCGAGGAACGGACAGCCATGACGACCGCCGAACCCTGGATCGATCGCACGCGGGAAGAGCCGCTTGAGCCGGAGCTGCCGATCATCGACCCGCACCACCACCTCTGGCACCGCCCGAACAACCGCTACGTGCTCGACGATCTGCTTGCCGACCTGGCGGGGCAGAACGTGCGGCAGACGGTCTTCGTCGAATGCACGTCCATGTACCGCGCCGCCGGCCCCGAGGAGTTCCGCGTGGTGGGCGAGACGGAGTGGGTGCAGGGCATCGCGGCGCAGAGCGCCAGCGGCGGCTTCGGCGAACTGCGCGCCGCCGCCGGCATCGTGGGCAGCGCCGATCTGCGGCTGGGCGACCGCGCGGCGCGGGTGCTCGAAGCGCAGATCGCGGCCAGCCCGCAGCGCTTCCGCGGCATTCGACACCGCGCGGCCTGGGCCGAGCCGGGCGTGCTGCCCAACCAGCCGGCAACGACGCCGGCGCACCTGCTGCTGGACGCCGACTTCCGCCGCGGCTTCGCCTATCTGCGGACGTATGGTTTGAGCTTCGAAGCCTGGCTCTACCATCCACAACTGCCGGAGCTTGCCGGCCTGGCGAAGGCGTTCCCCGATACGGCGATCATCCTCAACCACCTCGGCGGCCCGATCGGCGTCGGCCCCTACGCCGGCAAACGCGGTGAGGTCTTCGCGCAGTGGAAGCAGGATCTCACCGCCGTTGCCGCCTGTCCGAACGTGGTGCTCAAGGTCGGCGGGCTGCAGATGGCGGTGAACGGCTTCGACTGGCACGAACGCGAGCGCCCGCCAACCTCGGACGAGCTGCTGGCCGCCAACCGCGACTGGTATCTCTACGCGATCGAGCAGTTCGGGCCGCGGCGCTGCATGTTTGAAAGCAACTTTCCCGTGGACAAGCTCTCCTGCTCGTACACCGTGCTCTGGAACCAGTTCAAGAAGCTGAGTAGGGGCTTTTCGCCGTCCGAGCGCGCCGCCATGTTCCATGACACGGCGCAGCGCGTCTACCGCTTGCCGCAGGCCTGAGAACCGACCGTCGCCGGCCCGCCGTGCACGCTGCCGCGAAGCCGGCCGCTGCAAGCCTACGAGGCGACCTCGTCCAATGCGTGTTCGGTGGCGACCAGCGTCGCGGCCAGGTCGTCGTCGCCGTGCGCGGCGGAGCAGTAGACCTTGCCGCCGTTCAGGAAGACGCCGCGGCGGGTCATCGCCCGGCAGAAGGCGCTCCACACGGCCCCGTTCGCCTCGAGCGTGTCGCGGTAGTCACGGATCGGCGTGGCCTGCGCGAAGATCTGGAAGATCGGCCCCTCGCCCGGCGCCTGCACGGCGATGCCGCGCCTGCCGAAGGCCGCGGTCATGCCCTGCGCCAGCCGCTCGCCGTAGGCGTAGAGACGCGGATAGATCGTGGCGCGCTCCCGCTCCAGTACGCGCAGCGTGGCCAGTCCGGCGGCGGCGGAGACGGGGTTGCCGCTGAGCGTGCCCGTCATCGCCGCGCCGGCGCTCCTGCGCGCCGGGTCGGCGAAGCCCAGCAGGTCGCGCCGCCCGGCGATGGCGCCGCCCGCATAGCCGCCCGCGATCACCTTGCCGTAGGTCGCGAGGTCGGGCACGACACCGTAGCGCTCCTGTGCCCCGCCCCAGGCGAAGCGGAAACCGGTGACGACCTCATCGAAGATCAGCACGATGCCGTGGCGGCGGCAGGTCTCGCGCAGCGCCGCCAGGAAGCCGGGCGCGGGTGGAATCGCCCGCTGGAATGGTTCGACGATCACGGCCGCAAGCTCGCCGCCGTGGTCGGCGATGATGCCGGTGGCCGTCTCCGCATCGTTGAACGGCGCGATCAGCACCGTCTCCTGCACGGCCCTGGGGATGCCCGCGCTGTCGGGCAGCGCCGCGGGCCAGGGCGGCGGCTCGGCGGGGGTGCCGCCCATCATGCCGTAGTCGTGGTTGCCGTGATAGCCGCCCTCGAACTTGAGGATCTTCTCCCGCCCGGTGGCGGCGCGGGCGATGCGCAGGGCGTGGAACGTCGCCTCGGTGCCGGAGCCGACGAAACGCACCTGCTCGGCGCAGGGAATGGCGCTCACCAGCAGCTCGGCCAGCTCCAGCACCTGGCGGTTCAGGGTGAAGTAGGTCGTGCCCCGCGCCACCTGGGCCTGCACCGCGGCCACGACCTCCGGATGCGCGTGACCCAGCAGCATCGGTCCGGAGCCGATCACGTAGTCGATGTACTCGCGCCCATCCACGTCCCAGAGGTGCGCGCCCTGCGCACGCTCGACCACGAAGGCGGTGCCGTCGGGCAACGCCTCGGTGCTGACCGCGCCGCCGGGCAACAGCTCGTGGGCGAGGCGCAGATAGTCCGCCTGTGTGCGTTGGGTTTGCGTGCTGGTCATGTCGTTCGCTCCACGCGGTTCTCCTGGCAGCGTAGCAGAAGGCCAGCCACGGTTCGCTGCCGACGATGATGGGCGGACGGGGCCACGCTGCCCGCGGCCGGCCGGTCCAGTGGGGTGTGATAGCGTGAGACGCCGCCACCGGCCAATTCTTGACAGGTTCCAAATGACGGCCGATAGTGCAGGTATGCCCAGCGAAAACGACGACGCGGTCCAGCGCCTGCGTGCCGCAGGGCTTCGCATCACGACCCCGCGACTGGAGATCCTCAGGACGCTCACCGAGGGTCCATCGCATACCGACGCGGACCGCATCGCCGCGGCCGTGCGCGCGCGTACGGGCAGCATCTCGGCCCAGACGGTGTACAACGTGCTGGCGTCGCTGCTGGCGGCCGGGTTGGTGCGCCGGATTGAACCCGCGGGCGGTCCCGGCCTGTACGAGCTGCGCGTGGGTGACAACCACCACCACATCGTTTGCCGGCTGTGCGCGGCGACGACCGACGTGGATTGCGCGGCGATGCCGGCGCCCTGTCTGGCACCGTCGGAGACGAACGGCTATCTGATCGACGAAGCGGAAGTCACCTTTTGGGGACTTTGTCCCGAGTGTGCCGCGGCGGCTTCCGTCTCGTCCGGCGAGTGAAAGCGGACACGCAGCGTGTGACACCGGCCAGGCGACACCACCCTGCATCCAGACGAACCAGGGTCAAGCGCAACGAGCCAGCACCAGGAAGCAGCCACAAGAGGAGAAGGATCGACGTGTCTGAGCGCGGCAGTGACAGCGAGAACCCGGCAATCCCCGCCCCGACTCCCAAGCAGACCCGGCCCAGGTCGAACCGAGACTGGTGGCCGAATCAACTCGACCTCTCGGTTCTCCGCCAGCACGCGCCCCAGCCCAATCCGCTGGGCGCGGACTTCAACTATCGAGAGGAGTTCCAGCGCCTCGACGTCGAGGCGCTGAAGCAGGACATTTTCGCGCTGATGACGACCTCGCAGGACTGGTGGCCGGCCGACTACGGCCACTACGGGCCGCTCTTCATCCGCATGTCGTGGCACGCCGCCGGCACGTACCGTATCGCCGACGGTCGGGGCGGCGGCGGCACCGGCGCGCAGCGCTTCGCCCCGCTCAACAGTTGGCCAGACAACGCGAGCCTCGACAAGGCGCGCCGCCTGCTCTGGCCGATCAAACAGAAGTACGGCCGCAGGATATCCTGGGCCGATCTGATCATCTTCGCCGGCAACTGTGCCATCGAATCGATGGGACTCAAGACGTTCGGCTTCGGCTTCGGGCGCGAGGACATCTGGGAGCCCGACGAGATCTACTGGGGGTCCGAGGACACCTGGCTGGGAGACGAGCGCTACAGCGGCGACCGGGAACTCGCCAATCCCTTCGCCGCCGTGCAGATGGGCCTGATCTACGTGAACCCGGAGGGGCCGAACGGCAACCCGGATCCGCTGGCCGCAGCAAAGGACATCCGCGAGACGTTCCGCCGCATGGCGATGAACGACGAGGAGACGTTCGCGCTGATCGCCGGCGGACATACGTTCGGCAAGACGCACGGCGCCGCCGACGCGATCAAGTACGTCGGTCCGGAACCAGAGGCTGCCCCACTTGAGGCGCAGGGCCTCGGCTGGAAGAACGGCTTCGGCAGCGGCAAGGGCGACGACACGATCACCAGCGGCCTGGAGGGCGCCTGGACCAACGAGCCAACGAAGTGGGACAACGGCTACCTGGATAACCTGCTCAACTACGACTGGAAGCTGACGAAGAGCCCCGCCGGCGCGAACCAGTGGACGCCTACCAACGCAGCGGCCCAGGGCACCGTGCCCGACGCGCACGATCCCTCGAAGCGGCACGCCCCCATGATGCTGACCACCGACCTCTCGCTGAAGCTGGATCCGATCTACGCGCCGATCGCGAAGCGCTTCCACGAGCACCCGGAGGAACTGGCAGACGCCTTCGCCAGGGCGTGGTACAAGCTGTTGCACCGCGACATGGGCCCCGTCTCGCGTTACCTTGGCCCGTGGGTACCGGAGCCGCAGTTGTGGCAAGACCCGGTTCCGGAGGTTGATCACGAACTGATCGGGGAAAGCGACATCGCCGCCCTCAAGGGCAAGATCCTTGCATCGGGGCTGTCCATCTCGCAGCTGGTCTCCACCGCCTGGGCGTCGGCGGCAAGCTTCCGCGGCACCGACAAGCGCGGCGGGGCGAACGGGGCGCGGATTCGCCTGGCGCCGCAAAAGGACTGGGAGGTCAACGAGCCGGCCAAACTCGCCCGGGCGCTGCAGATACTGGAACAGATCCAGCAGGAGTTCAACGGCGCGCAGAGCGGCGGGAAGCGGGTCTCGCTCGCCGACCTGATCGTCCTGGGCGGCTGCGCCGCCGTCGAGCAGGCGGCGCAGAACGCCGGGCACGCCGTGCCGGTTCCCTTCACGCCCGGGCGCACGGACGCCTCGCAGGAGCAGACCGACGTCGAGTCGTTCGCCGTGCTCGAACCGAGAGCCGACGGCTTCCGCAGCTACGTCCGCGCCGGGGAGAAGCTGTCGCCTGAGACCCTGTTGCTCGACCGGGCCAACCTGTTGACGCTGACCGCGCCCGAGATGACGGTCCTGGTCGGCGGCATGCGTGCCCTGAACGCCAACTTCGGGCAATCCCAGCTCGGCGTCTTCACCAGGCGGCCCGAGACGCTGACCAACGATTTCTTCGTGAACCTGCTCGACATGGGCACGGAATGGAAGGCGTCCGCCTCGGCTGAGAACGTGTACGAGGGTCGCGATCGCGCGACTGGCGGACTCAAATGGACCGGCACCGCCGTCGACCTCGTCTTCGGTTCGCACTCCCAGCTTCGAGCCATCGCGGAGTTCTATGCGTGTGACGACTCGAAGGAGAAGTTCGTGCGCGATTTTGTGGCGGCGTGGAACAAGGTGATGAGTCTTGATCGCTTCGACCTGGTCGCGCAGGACCGGAGCGTGCGGCCGCGAGCGGCCGTGGCCGGCGACTGACCGGCAGGCAACGGCGTTCCGGCAACGCCCACGGCGCGGCGTTCCGCGCCGTGGGCGTTGCCGGACGATCGCACGCCCGACGCCCGCACGGTCTCCACCCCACGGGATCGTGGGAGGACGAAGGAGAGGGCTGCGCAGCAATCGAGCGAAGGAGCGCTTGCGGCCGGCGGCACGCGCGGCCATGCTGCTGTACAGACGGTTGCGGCCGGGGCCGGCCTGGAGCGACGATGAGCCGCATGCGCTTCGGCGTGTTCCGGGCGCGGGGAGGCGATGATGACGACCACCGGGACCTGGCGCAATCCCTCGGTCGCGGGCGACACGATCGCCTGGCCGCGCGATCGCGCGATCCCGCCGCAGGGGGCGCCGCTGCCGGCCGGCACCGTCGTCGTCTCGGCCGACAGTCACGTGCTGGAAACGTCGGACCTGTGGCGTGGTCGCCTGCCGGCTCGCTTCCAGGACCGCGCGCCGAAGCTCTGGTGGGACGAAGACGGCTTCTCGCACCTGGAGGCGGAGGGTCGCAACCTCGACGTGCCGGGTCTGAACACGATGCTGGTGGAAGGCCGCGCCGGGATCACCGATACAGGCGCACGGCTCAAGGACCTGGACGCGGAGGGGGTGGAGAAGGAGATCATCTTCCCGCAGCGCACGCTCTCGCTCGTCAGTCTGCAGGATCTCGAGCTGCGCGCCGCCTGCATGGATGCCTACAACGAGTGGCTGGCCGAGTACTGCAAGGCCGCGCCGGACCGCCTCTACGGCGTCGGCATTCTCAACTGGTGGAACCCGGAGGCGGCCGAGGACAGCCTGCAGGCGCTGCGGGGCCTGGGCTTCCACGCGATGGAGATCCCTTCGGCGCCGCCGGGCATCTTCTACAACGCGCGGGCGATGGAACCGTTGTGGGACGCGATCGAGCGCAGCGGCTATCCGATCTCGTTCCACATCGGCGAAAACATTCAAACCAGGGGCGCCGGCGCCCTGGGCATCTTCCAGATGCAGACGTTCGCGCCGTTCCGGCGGTTGTTCGGGCTGATGGTCTTCGCCGGCATTCTCGAGCGGCACCCGGCGCTGAAGGTCGTCTTCACCGAAGGCGGCATTCACTGGGTGCCCGCGGCGCTGTTCGACGCCGACCGCATCTACCGCGACTTCGAGTCGGAGATGAAGCCGAAGCTGGCGCGGCTGCCGAGCTTCTACTGGTGGCAGAACTGCTACGCCACCTTCCAGGAAGACCCGGTCGGACTGCAACTGCTGGATCAGCTCGGGCCGCACAAGGCGCTGTGGGCGAGCGACTACCCGCACCCGGAGAGCACGCTGGGCTACTCCGCCGCGTCGGTGCGTGCGATCTTCGCGGCCACGAGCGAGGAGAAGGCGAAGGCCGTCGCGGGCGGCAACGCCGTAGACCTCTGGGATCTTCGCTAAGGCTGGCGCCCCGCTTGCCGCAGAGGCGATCGCGCGCTACACAATGGCGTGGTCCTTGCCCGTTGTGCAGGAAGAGATTCCGGGGGAGGAAGCACGATGCCGTGGAACCAGTTCCAGACCAACGCCATACCCACGATCACCACGGAGTTCATCAGCATTCGCGGCAACAACGGCGACAGCATCCATGCCTATGCCGCGCGCCCCGCGGGCGCCGGTCCGTTTCCCGGCGTGGTGCTGGTCCACCACCTGCCCGGCTGGGATGAGCTCTATCTCGAGTTCACCCGGCGCTTTGCCCAGCACGGCTTCTCAGCCATCTCCCCGGACCTGTACTGCCGCGAGGGCCACGGCGCGCCCGACGACGTGGCGGCGAAGGTGCGCGGCGCGGGCGGCGTGGCGGATGCGCAGGTGGTAGGCGACTGCGTGGGCGCCATGCAGCACCTCAAGGCGCAGGCCGGCAGCAACGGCAAGGTCGGGATCATCGGCAGCTGCTCGGGCGGGCGTCACGCCTATGTTGTGGCCTGCAGCTCGCGCGCCTTCGATGCCGTGGTGGACCTGTGGGGCGGTCGCGTGGTGCAGGACGAGCTGACGGAGAAGCAGCCCGTCTCGCCGGTGACGATGACGAAGGATCTCAACTGTCCGGTGCTGGGCATTTTCGGCAACGACGATCAGGCGCCCTCGCCGGCACAGGTGGACCAGCACGAGGCCGAGCTCAAACAGCACGGCAAGAACTACGAGTTCCACCGCTATGATGGCGCCGGCCACGGCATCTGGTACTACAGCTTCCCGCTCTATCGCCCGCAGCAGGCGATGGACAGCTGGGGCAAGGTGCTTGACTTCTTCGAGAAGAACCTGCGCTGAGCGGTGGGCGGCGGCGCCCGGCGCGGCCACGCCGGTGGCGGACTTTGCCGTCCCGCCGCATCGTAGTGGGGCGGCATTGATTGCGCCCGCCGCCGACGAATTGCGGGTCAGGTGAGCAAGGCGCCTTGGGAACGCCCGCTTGAGACAGCGTACGGAGCGGCGTCCACGGGCCAACCGTGGACGCCGCCTGCATCGTCACTCGGCGCGGGAAACCTCGCCGCCGGCCGGGCTCCGCGACCAGGATTCGAACCTGGAACCCATCGGTTAACAGCCGATTGCTCTACCGTTGAGCTATCGCGGAAGGTGTCAACCGCGGCCGCGCGGCGCGACCACGCTGCCGATTTTAGCACAGCGCTCAGAGGGCGGCAAACGCCGTGCGCGCCGCCAGCCGCCCGCGCCCGGCCGCCTCGCTCGGCCGCGAACCGTCGAACACGACCTCGCCGCGCGAGAGGGTGAGCAGGGGCCAGCCCGTGACGGAGAAGCCTTCGTAGACCTCGAAATCCTGCGCCGAGTGCATCTCTTCGGCGCGAATCGTGCGCGTGCGCTGCGGATCCCAGACCACGAGGTCGGCGTCTGCGCCGGGCGCGATCGTGCCTTTGCGCGGATAGAGGCCCATCAACCGCGCCGGGTTGGTGGAGATCAGGCTGACGAAGCGCTCTAAACTGATGCGTCCTTGCACCACGCCGTGGCTGAAGAGCATCGGCAGCAGCGTCTCCAGGTTCGACATGCCCGCGGGCACCGTGGCGAAGGTGTGCTGCGGATCCTGCTTGATCGCCCTGCTCCAGCCGACGTGGTCCGTGGCCACGACGTGGACATCGCCGGCCGCCAGCGCCCGCCACATCGCCGCCACGTCCGCGTCGTCGCGCAGCGGCGGCTGGCCGACGTAGAGGGCGCCGTCGGCCTGCGCGTAGGCGTCCTCGGTCAGGTAGAGATAGATCGGCCGCGTCTCGACGTACACGCGCTGCCCGTCCCGCCGCGCCGCCCGCGCCGCGTCCACGGCAGCCTCGCAGGAGACATGCACGATGTACGCGGGCACGTTCGCCGTGCGGGCCAGGTGCAGCGCGTGCTGCGTCGCGCTGACTTCGGCTTCGCGCGGGCGGCTGGCCGGGTAGTTTTCGACGCCCGTCTTGCCCTGCTCGATCAGCAGGTTGGAGCAGTAGTCGATGATCGCGCGGTCCTCGCAGTGGATCATCGCCAGGCCGCCCGCCGCGCCGACCGACGCCAGCGCCCGCAGATACTCCGGCAGACGCCGCTCGAACGAGGCGATCACGGTAAAGAACTTGAAGCTAGGAAAGCCCTCGGCTACCAGCTCCCGGATCTCCGCCAGCGCCGCCTCGCTGGGGTCGTAGATCACTGGGTGGAAGCTGAAGTCGATCACGCTCAGTTCGCGCCCGGCTTTGAGCGCCGCCTCGACGGCCGGGCGCAGCGGCTGGCCGCGCTCTTGATAGGCGAAGTCGCAGATCGTGGTGACGCCGCCCGCCGCGGCCGCGCGGGTGCCGCTGTAGAGGTCGTCGGCGCGGCGGTGTCCGGTCATGCCCGCCTGGTTGAGGTGTACGTGTGGGTCGATGCCGCCGGGCAGCACGTACATGTCCGTGGCGTCGATCTCGCGGGCGGCGCGTTCCATCTGGCCGCCGACCTGCGCGATGCGCTCGCCCTCGACGCCGACGTCCGCCCGCGCGGTGCCCGCCGCCGTGACCACGGTGCCGTTGCGAATCACCAGATCCATCGTCTCGTCCCGTCGTACGCGTCAGGCCCGCGGGCCGGCCGTGAAGTCCTTGTAGTCCTCGCGCAGCTCGCCGATCGTGACGATGCGGCCGCTGTAGCGGTCGCCGTGCGCCAGGATCCAGAGCACGGCCTCGCCCATGATCTCCGGCTGCTCCCAGTCGGAGGTGTCGATGCCGGGGCTGTTGAAGACGTAGCCCTCGGTCACGACCGACAGCTCCAGCATCAGGTCCGCCACGCTGATGCGGTCGGGCTTGAACTCCTCGGCGGCGGTCAGCGAGAGGCGATCCATCGCCGCCTTCGAGGCGGAATACGCGGCGTGGTCGACCCAAGCCCGCCGCGCCGCGCCGGAGGAGATGTTGATGATGTGGCTCGGCGCCGCGGCGCGCAGCAGCGGCAGGAAGTGCCGCATCATCATGTACGGCCCGTGCACGTTGACCTCGAAGCAGCGCTGCCAGAGGCGCAACGGCAGCGCCTCGACCGAGCCGACGGCGCTGATGGCGGCGTTGTTGATCAGCACATCGCAGCGGCCGAAACGCTCGGCGGTGACGCGGGCGCAGTCGGCCACGTCGGCTTCCTTCGCCACGTCGCCCGCGACGACGGCAACCTCGGCGCCCGCCGCGCGGCGCTCGCCGGCGGTGTGCTCGATCGTGCCCGGCAGGCGGCCGGGATGCGCCTCCGTGCTGCGCGCCATCAGCACCAGCCTGGCGCCACGCTCGGCCAGCATCTTCGCGATCACCCGGCCGATGCCGCGGCTCGCGCCGGTGACGACGACCACCTTGCCCCGCACGTCCGCCTCGCGGTTCTGCGCCATCGCCCGCACCTCCTGCTTTGACCGCGGCACGGCGTTCGCAGCCATGCGTCGCCCATTGTGGCGCATCCGCGCGCTGCCGGCCAGTCAGGGCCGTCGCCGCAGGACCGCCTGCATTGACCGCCTGCCGCCCGCCGGGGTTAACTGAAGCCGTCGCGCGGCGCACCGCGTCGCGACACACACTCGGGCGGAGGCGGAGCGTGCCGGTCATCGATGTGCACAACCACTACACCACCGTGCCGGCGGCGCTGAACGTCTACCGCGCCGGCCAAATCAGCGGCAGCAACCAGCCCCGCCCGTTCAAATCCAGCAGCATCAGCGACGAGGCGATCGTCGCCTCGGTTAAGGACAAGCAGATCGCGCACATGGCGATGAAGGGGATCGACCGGCTGATCTTTTCGCCGCAGGCCGGCGCCATGGGCCACCAGTTCGGCGACGAGAAGGTCAGCCGCTACTGGACGCAGGCCTGCAACGATCTGATCCACCGCGTCTGCGCGCTCTTCCCCGACAAGCTGTCGCCCTCCTGCCAGTTGCCGCAGTCGCCGGGCGTGCCGCCCGAACGCTGGCTGGACGAGCTGGAGCTCCGCGTCAAGGAGCAGGGCTTCGTCGCCTGCAACGTCAATCCGGACATCTCCGGCGGGGCGCCGCCGTTCACGCCATCGATGGCGGACGAATGGTGGTACCCCCTCTACGACAAGCTGCAGGACCTGGACGTGCCCGGCCACGTCCACGTCAGCGCCACGCTCAACCCGGCGTTTCATATGAACGGCTCGCACTACATCGCCTGGCATCACAGCGCCGCCTTCGAGATTATGTGGGCGGCCGAGCGCCTTTTCCGCGACTTCCCGCGGCTCAAGCTGGTGATGTCGCACGGCGGCGGGGCCATGCTCTTGCAGCACAACCGCATCCGCTCGCTGTTCGAGGCGGCGGGGCGGGACTACGACTCGGCCGTCAAAAAGGTTACCTGGGACATGGCCGTCTACGAGCAGGAGACGATGGCGACGATGGTGCGCATCGCCGGCGCCGACAACTTGATGTTCGCCACGGAGATGTGGGGCACGGCGAACACGA
The sequence above is drawn from the Dehalococcoidia bacterium genome and encodes:
- the hydA gene encoding dihydropyrimidinase, producing the protein MDLVIRNGTVVTAAGTARADVGVEGERIAQVGGQMERAAREIDATDMYVLPGGIDPHVHLNQAGMTGHRRADDLYSGTRAAAAGGVTTICDFAYQERGQPLRPAVEAALKAGRELSVIDFSFHPVIYDPSEAALAEIRELVAEGFPSFKFFTVIASFERRLPEYLRALASVGAAGGLAMIHCEDRAIIDYCSNLLIEQGKTGVENYPASRPREAEVSATQHALHLARTANVPAYIVHVSCEAAVDAARAARRDGQRVYVETRPIYLYLTEDAYAQADGALYVGQPPLRDDADVAAMWRALAAGDVHVVATDHVGWSRAIKQDPQHTFATVPAGMSNLETLLPMLFSHGVVQGRISLERFVSLISTNPARLMGLYPRKGTIAPGADADLVVWDPQRTRTIRAEEMHSAQDFEVYEGFSVTGWPLLTLSRGEVVFDGSRPSEAAGRGRLAARTAFAAL
- a CDS encoding SDR family oxidoreductase, giving the protein MAANAVPRSKQEVRAMAQNREADVRGKVVVVTGASRGIGRVIAKMLAERGARLVLMARSTEAHPGRLPGTIEHTAGERRAAGAEVAVVAGDVAKEADVADCARVTAERFGRCDVLINNAAISAVGSVEALPLRLWQRCFEVNVHGPYMMMRHFLPLLRAAAPSHIINISSGAARRAWVDHAAYSASKAAMDRLSLTAAEEFKPDRISVADLMLELSVVTEGYVFNSPGIDTSDWEQPEIMGEAVLWILAHGDRYSGRIVTIGELREDYKDFTAGPRA
- a CDS encoding amidohydrolase family protein, with protein sequence MPVIDVHNHYTTVPAALNVYRAGQISGSNQPRPFKSSSISDEAIVASVKDKQIAHMAMKGIDRLIFSPQAGAMGHQFGDEKVSRYWTQACNDLIHRVCALFPDKLSPSCQLPQSPGVPPERWLDELELRVKEQGFVACNVNPDISGGAPPFTPSMADEWWYPLYDKLQDLDVPGHVHVSATLNPAFHMNGSHYIAWHHSAAFEIMWAAERLFRDFPRLKLVMSHGGGAMLLQHNRIRSLFEAAGRDYDSAVKKVTWDMAVYEQETMATMVRIAGADNLMFATEMWGTANTIDPKTGKYFDDTLGMVKALGLSAEDEHKLLEGNARRLYSRARFD